One Myxococcota bacterium DNA segment encodes these proteins:
- a CDS encoding phage holin family protein: protein MKIILNAAGFLTAILIVPGIHVRSHDHWHLIGIALMAGLINTILGPILKFFTFPFIFLTLGLWIIIANMIMFWFAGSMGQQFGFGFTVDGFWPTFQGALIVSIVNLVFGFLFKSVRGK, encoded by the coding sequence ATGAAAATAATTTTGAATGCAGCCGGCTTTTTGACGGCCATATTAATCGTTCCTGGCATTCATGTTCGCAGTCATGACCATTGGCATTTGATCGGCATTGCGCTCATGGCGGGCCTTATCAACACCATCTTGGGGCCGATTCTCAAATTCTTCACTTTCCCCTTCATTTTTTTGACTTTGGGGCTGTGGATCATCATTGCCAACATGATCATGTTTTGGTTCGCCGGCAGCATGGGACAGCAGTTTGGCTTTGGTTTTACCGTAGACGGATTTTGGCCAACCTTCCAAGGTGCGCTCATTGTGAGTATTGTCAATTTAGTCTTCGGCTTTCTGTTTAAAAGCGTTCGAGGTAAGTAA
- the gcvH gene encoding glycine cleavage system protein GcvH translates to MKYFTKEHEWVSIDGNTATVGITHHAQKALGDVVYLELPQPGKQITQAKVFGVVESVKAVSDLFAPISGEVLETHEDLIQNPEWINEDPEKKGWMIKISFKNSEEINKLLSEADYQKYLDEEVK, encoded by the coding sequence ATGAAATATTTCACCAAAGAGCACGAATGGGTATCCATCGACGGCAATACTGCAACTGTAGGCATCACCCACCACGCTCAAAAAGCCTTGGGCGATGTGGTGTATTTAGAGCTCCCTCAGCCCGGCAAACAAATCACCCAAGCCAAAGTGTTCGGTGTGGTTGAAAGCGTCAAAGCCGTCAGCGATTTGTTCGCGCCCATTTCAGGCGAAGTTTTAGAAACGCACGAAGATTTGATCCAAAATCCAGAATGGATCAACGAAGACCCTGAGAAAAAAGGCTGGATGATCAAAATATCCTTCAAAAATTCCGAAGAGATAAACAAATTGCTCAGTGAAGCGGACTATCAAAAGTATTTAGATGAAGAAGTGAAATAA